A single bacterium DNA region contains:
- a CDS encoding dodecin family protein codes for MAVVKVVEIIAESEKGWEQATQEAIANVAKTVRNINSAYVKEMQAKVQNDRVVAYRVNLQISFLVEDTDINK; via the coding sequence ATGGCTGTTGTTAAAGTCGTTGAGATTATTGCAGAATCGGAGAAGGGCTGGGAACAGGCAACGCAAGAAGCGATCGCGAATGTCGCTAAAACCGTCCGGAACATCAACTCGGCTTATGTCAAAGAGATGCAAGCGAAGGTTCAAAACGATCGCGTCGTCGCGTATCGTGTAAATCTACAAATCTCTTTTCTTGTAGAGGACACCGACATCAACAAGTAA